TTACTTCACTTCAACTCTACTTTTTAGAAACTAAATTTCAGACTTGCCTGACTTTTACATGCACCTTAGGATGAGTACTAGTCAGTAAATAGTCTTTCAGCTGTTACCGAGGCCCCTGTCAATAGATAATGCGGGATCAAGGCTAAAAGTAGTGCTAAGACTGATACAGTATTGTGAAAGAACAGTCAAACATTAATTGGCAGTTGGTACTGCTGTACTGAATTACTAATTTAGAAACAACTACTTTCTTATTTCCTCTCCAAAATACATGTCACATGCCATTAGGGATCCCTATGTTTGGGTACTTCAAGGGAGTATGAGCTTGAGGATCCACCTGTGTCCAACCAGAGAATCCCCAATATAATTGTTAAGTGTTGCATTTGGATGCCTAATGATGTCTGTCCCAgtttctttttgatttctgcaCAGACACAAATGGACACAATAGTGCACTGGATTTTAGGATCACGTGTTGCATTTTTGTAGTTGCCATCAAGTTTGCACAGGACAGGCATTGCACAGGACATATTAAGTAGCTGCTGCACAGAGTACAGCACTTTTTTAGAAGTATTGTTAGATCCCAAGAAGGGATATCTGAAAAATGTGTtcagtaaagaaaaacaaaatctggtTCCAGAGTTGTAATACTTCAGTGTTCTGAAAGATAAGATCTTATTTAAGatttagaatttaaaatacatttaaacatAAATACCTACTCCTTTTCAAAATAGGAGCACATGGAAATTTCTTACCTGTGGCCCATAGATGATTTGTTTGCAATTACAGCTTTATTTCAGGGAGTATGTGGGGAAGCAGACGGGTGTTTCCATCTTTGGTGCAGTATGTTTTACTTTatattgtgtttatttttccagtggCAGTGCAAAGCAGACTTGGAAAATGCCTACCGTTTTGGACAAATGGAAGTGAGCTGTGAAGGCTACGATTACCCAGATGATCCTTACATACTTAGAGGCTCCTGTAGTTTGCTGTTCAAGCTAGAGCTGACTGAGGAAGGTGAAAGGAAAGTGAAGAACCCTGGAAGCTTTGGCTCTAGCTATTACCAGTCAAGGAAAGATTATACTGATTCTGGTTCTGGAGCaattgttgtaattgttcttcTCGTTCTTGCTTTTGGAGTGTACAAGTTCTTCCTCAGCAACCAGCAGCCTCAGGAGAGTTCTGGGCACAGTGATGGCTTCTCTCAGCCCTTCTGGCAGAGTCAGCAggcacctcctcctcctggttTTAAGTCGACCTTCACAGGTAGGCCTCTGAGCCATTTGCTGTATTCAAAAGAGCAAGCAGGATTGTCCTGTTTTGTCTGTGGTAAGGATAGGCGGGATACAGTTAAAACCACAGCATTTGCAGGCAACTGCTGAGTTGGCTGCAGAGCCTAAGGCCAGCTTTGTATTCTGCTCTTTGTTCAAAAGAGGAAATAAGGGCTTGGTTTTCCACAGGCATTCAGGGCAGGCTGCCCTTTGAACCTTTGAAAAGCCACCTCCCCATGCTCTGCAAGCATTATTTTCGTCACCTGTGAAATAGCAGAATTATGACAGGGAGAATAGTTGTCTTAGGTAATCTTGAAAAGAGAATGAACGAAGCCAGAAACAAACCCATGCCAAAGGGGCACTCTGAAACTTTACAGAATGGCCTTTCAGTCCTGATTTCATTCACAAAGCAGTTGATGAAGTTAAATATCATGTACCAGTCCTCTGTTTAACAGGGCTTCAGTGTAGTTCCAGCAGCTGAAACATTTGGTTCTCAGAGCAGAGAAAGTGTCTGTGAACTGTCATTAGCGGGAACAGCATCTGAATCTCATGTGGGGCCTTTCATCTGAAGTTGAAAATCACAAAAGCAGTGACAAGGCTGCTGCGGGGAAAAGagacagtttttcttttcccagaaaactgGTGACTTCTGTCACGTAATAGATGTTCTTCCTTAGGCCGTCATAGTGTCTCAGGGAAATAAACATTACTCATCTGGCATTTGACTGACTCATTTAACCCTGTAAACGTGCAAGCTGCTCACAGCACTGGAACTGGAACTTAAATTGCATTCTCACAAGTTGCAtcattccttattttttttaatagagaagGGGGTTTGGCAAGCAAATACATAGCAAGGATTAGGTTTACTTAATCAaaagtttatattttaataatgatTATTAATGCTTTCTCCAAGTTTTGTTCAAACAGCTCGGCCAACAGAGGGTGCAGTGTAATTGTTTTGGATACCACTGTGCAGGGTGTGTGCAGCAGAAATTTTCAGCTGTACCTGCACCAGAAGATTAAAGAGAATCTGcttctgtttgctttgcaaATTGGTTTGCATATAGTTATGTCAGactgtctgtctgtgctgtgtgggcATCAGTGGCCATGTTGTGAGCGTGGCACTGGCTGTACTGTGGTggtcagcagagccctggccatgacacacagctctgtcacacTGGGCACAGGCAAAACCATGAAgggttattttcatttttttctgttcagttccTTGTCAATTAATTGCCCCAATGCATTTTGCTTTGCTGGGCTCTCGAATCTAGCAAGGGCAGGGCCTTGAGAATGTTTTCTTGAGGATTGCTTAAAACTGAGACACTTAAAATGAACATTGGGAGCCATATAATACTTAACTTGTGATGTTTTTAATAAGGCATGTCAATGATTTGTCTCTAGATTTCAGGCAAAGTaaggagaaaaactgaaatgtggAGCCAGATTAAAATACCAAGTGTTAGGCTACTTCATGCATTTAGTGTCTGCCTTACATtgtgggagcagaggaaaagcacGTCTCTGAGTGTATACATCCATGTGTTCCAGGAATGTATTAGTCTTTGGAAACCTGGACAGTCATGAAAAACAATGTTGTTTACATATTGCTGTTAGTATTTAATTTGCCTCATTTTAAATCCCCTTAACATACAGAACGTGTTCTGTGAAACTTGTTTAGCTTGATTATTGTAATGAAATTCTGCTTTCTCTCAGTTAGTTGTTTGACGTGATTCTTAATGTTTTCTCTAGCTATTTCAACAAAAAATTACTCCGTTTTTTTGAGTCAGTGTTCAGTCATGGTGCTTTTGAACAAATGAGCTGGTTCATCTCTGATTAACAttgttttctcagaaaattaagtaattttttgttgttgttccaAATCAGCATAATTTAATGGTATATCATCCCAATGAGAGTTTATATTTCTCCCCACACATTCGAAATGAAATTCAACATCAAATGCAGTCTAGACTGAAACTGattatttcattattgtttTATCTTCTGTGACTTCAAAAAACCCATATCAGTTTGAAGACAAACCAGGCCCTCTAATTTTTACCTATGTCATCTCTGGCCCACTTATTCAGGTGGGCAGGTTTCAGGGAGACCCTAATGTTATCTTCAGtcctttttattcttccttATGTGTTAAGCTCATGGTTGAGCTTATTCTTACGTCCATGATTTTTGCTAGACCAGAAAATTATTCTACTTTGGGTTTGTatgttctctttctctttctaaatGGAAGACATTTACTCTGACTCAGAACCTCATGTTATGCAGGTCACATGTCAAAAAATTTGTGACTCTCCTTCCCCCCACAGCCTACTTGGTATGCTTGCAGTTTCATCAAGGTATTTGTCAAGCTAGGTGACTCATGCATAATGAAAACTTTGCAATGTGATTGCAGTTAGCATGGCTTTTGATAACAAGTGCCAGAGTAGGATTACCAGGAACAATACCAGTAATGTTAGCGTTACACTGAGCCACTGTGACTCAAACTGTGCAGCTGTGCTCAGTGAGATTAGGAGCTCTGTGTCTTTGTGGTTTGCTCACTGTGCAGTGTTACCTACTTGATTTGTGTCCCTGCATCTGCTTCTGGCCTGCAGGGTGACCTTCAGTAGATTATTCTTTCTTcgtttccttttctatttttaatctAACTTGTCTGTTTATAGATCAGTGGGCAGGCACTTTTTCCATGTTTTGCAAACATTAGGGTTGTGAGATGAAGAGGAAGCAGATTTTTAACATAAAACTCTTTATAGTAGTGTTAGTTTCTGTGGGATTTCTTGCTTTCTGAAATGTGAGGCCTTTCAAGTTGAGCTTGATCAAAAATCTGCTGAAATCAGAAGCAGTTTGTTGTCTCATTTTCCGTTATCTTCAACAGGAGAAAATTTTGTTGCAGCAGCTGGCCTGAGGATTAGTCTGTTACTAACTTACGCTtcctattttcattttgtttaagACGACAACAGCTTTGGACCTCATTCCCATCATGGAACCAATTCAGGACCAGGATTTTGGACTGGATTAGGAGCAGGAGGCTTGCTAGGCTACTTGGCAGGCAGTCACAGGTAAAAATGCATACTATCAGATTTTAATCATTTAAGGTTTCAGGAGTATGCCATATACTATGTTGACATTGTTTCTAAGATTTCAGGCCTGTGTCATTCAAGTTATAAAATCCTCCCACTAGAAGAATTTCGAGCAGCTGTTTGTAGCTCCATACTAGAGACATTTCAAACATATTTCTGAGGCAGAATCGGAAAGACTGAGGTGCTTCATTCTGCTTCCTCTGACCTGGCATGATGGCCTGCAATTTTAAATTGAGCATTTAAACAATTTATCTGCAGAATGCCTTAAAACACACATAGTCATATTAAGCATATAATCATCTGTCTATGGATCTCTTGTGTCAGTGTCAACTTTCCTAAAATAAGTCTGGATGGCCATATTTGGTATAGACTTTTAGACATTGAGAATGTATCATTTTTAGATCAACAGTTTAAAGAGAGCACTTGCTACCATTTTAGGCTTCACTGGAGAAAATATGAGATTCCTGCAGGGAATCTTCAGAGCCTAAGCAGTTTTCTCATTGTCAAATAACTTGCCTTTGTATCAAGTCTATTCCTGTAGTAATGTAACAGATTAGGGAGTAAGATATGTGGACAGGAGTGGGCTAAGCATCTGCATTGTAAATTGTGGGCTATTTTTAATAACGGAAGCCTTATATTAATTCTGCTAAGAATTTTTCTAAGATATAGTGTGTTAAAGTTTTTATTGACCTGATGTTTCTTAAGGCTTAAATACATTAATCTTGTGTTGAGACATTATATTTATGTAATATCTACATACAGGTTAGTTCCCTGATTTCTATACACACCCCCATTTCAGTAGCCACAAATTATTGTTTAAGATTAGAGATCTGAGTTAGTCTAAATACATAAACAAGATACCTTACTTAGgctgctttttgtttaaaacagtCTTTAGTCCACTGTTATATAATTTGGTTTCTTAGGGTTTTGAAATTTTGTGCCTCAaaatgctgctgccaggaaGTGTGAGAGAGCTGTTTGTAAATTGCAACAGCAGGAAATTTCATATCCATGGAAGCAAGTAATTTTAAGTGCGTGAGGCAAGGACCATGATATGTTAGTGTTACTGATATGACCTTTTCAAGACAGTTACCAGAAGGATGTTTTCTCTTGCCAAACATGGCTGGGATGTAGGTGATgccaaaatgcatttaaatttcagatttcaaaattcTTGTCTGACAGAATCTAAGGTCAaaatttcagagagaaaaatttcttcatttgcAATAATTAGAATTCCTTATTCTGAAGAATAAAGCTTAATCTCCTTTTGAAAGTCTACAGATTATGATATCACAGCACTGAATGTCCTTGCTCTCAACGTGTTAAATACATTAAACAGGAATATTTCCAGCTTTGAAATAGCTGCTTACAGTTTTCCCCTGGAGGTGTAGGTCTCTTGTTTGGAATGGTATCTTCTTAATTTTTCCAAAGGCCACTAATGAAGCTTTCCTTCTACTCTGTTTCATGCCAGAGCGCAGCCACGTTCCCCGTATCACAGTATGTGGACAGATCCCACAGCTGTACCTCCTATGCATAGGCACTCAAGGAATTCCGCAGAAGGCAGCAGTTCAGGAACAAGAACTGCTTCTGGTAAGGCAAAACACCTTTTAATTTCCTGAAGCTTAAGAGACTTTGACCTATCAAAAACATGCAGATGTTAGTTGCAGTTCAACGAGCatccttgtttttattttatcagttGGTGAAGATGGCATGTCCCTTTGATGTCCCTTTCCTCCATTCCTTTTGGAAGTAGGGCAGCCTTGTGGGGCATGAAACTCCCCACAGGCCTGTGGTGGGCATGGCACCATCAGCATCAGGCTTGTCTTCACTGGCAAGGTGCATTTGTTCAAGGCTTTCCCTTCTGATGTGCATTATGCATGGCCTTCTTTAGCAAACATGCACAGACATGTTCTCTGTAGAATGCAGGTTGCTGAATCTGCAAGAGCAGAATAGTTTCCAGGCCAGTCAGCCTGCAGTTGCTTGCTGTTCTGCTTCGTGTGAATGTTTACCTCGTCTCCCTTGCCACCTTTAGCCTTTTAGAACT
This genomic window from Prinia subflava isolate CZ2003 ecotype Zambia chromosome Z, Cam_Psub_1.2, whole genome shotgun sequence contains:
- the LOC134564709 gene encoding store-operated calcium entry-associated regulatory factor-like, whose product is MPRPSRAGPGRPRGAQTWRALRPRGGSPAPSLAPEMPSPRRPLAPGHVGGGACPGPARSGAGPAPGQRVTAPGAAMVGVALHLLLLLCVAAGPALGWDRPGKVLLRDVEALTLHRGQYTTSRRTAAVPQLQCTGGSAGCSRVPEVVQCYNKGWDGYDVQWQCKADLENAYRFGQMEVSCEGYDYPDDPYILRGSCSLLFKLELTEEGERKVKNPGSFGSSYYQSRKDYTDSGSGAIVVIVLLVLAFGVYKFFLSNQQPQESSGHSDGFSQPFWQSQQAPPPPGFKSTFTDDNSFGPHSHHGTNSGPGFWTGLGAGGLLGYLAGSHRAQPRSPYHSMWTDPTAVPPMHRHSRNSAEGSSSGTRTASGFGGTKRR